The Cloacibacillus sp. genomic interval GGCTCTACCTCGACCATCTCTCCCTCGGACTTCCTTAGAGAGAGCTCGTATCCGCGTATCGTGACCTCGATCGGGTCGCCGAGCGGAGCCATCTTCAGTACGTCAATGCGGCTTCCCTTGGTGATGCCCATGTCAAGCAGACGCCGTCTCAGCGCGCCCGTACCGTGTACCCTTACGACATTGACGGATTCTCCGGGCTTTGTCTCTTTCAGAGTTTTCATAACTGGTCCTCTCCTTGTCAAATCATGATTTTAAGGGCGATGTCTTTATTTATAGCGACTCTCGAGCCCTTGATGCTGACAATAAGATTGCCGGCATTTTTTGATATGATCACGACTTCGGCTCCGGGGACAAAGCCAAGTCCCTCAATAAACTGCCTCTGAGTGCCCTCGCCGCCGATTCGTTTAATTCCGTAGGCCATGCCGGCATCGGCCATCATTAAAGGCATCATAGATATTACCTCCGTCTCCCGTAAGGTGGTTAGATACCACTAACTTATTTACGCCACTAAGATTAGCATGAGCTAATAGTTTTGTCAACCTTTGAAATGATTTTAAATAAAAAGTA includes:
- a CDS encoding FeoA family protein — encoded protein: MMPLMMADAGMAYGIKRIGGEGTQRQFIEGLGFVPGAEVVIISKNAGNLIVSIKGSRVAINKDIALKIMI
- a CDS encoding FeoA family protein, producing MKTLKETKPGESVNVVRVHGTGALRRRLLDMGITKGSRIDVLKMAPLGDPIEVTIRGYELSLRKSEGEMVEVEPII